The Acidithiobacillus thiooxidans ATCC 19377 DNA window TGTTTTTTATGCTTTACGTGATGCTGGATGGCGCCGATCTGGGGGCTGGCATTTACACCCTGTTTTCGCACGACGAGGAAGAACGCGGGGCGGTCATGGCTTCCATGGCCGGATTCTGGGACGGAAACGAAACCTGGCTGGTGGTTGCCGGCGGGGTCCTCTTCGGGGCTTTCCCGGTGGTCTACGGCTCTGCTTTGAACTATCTCATGATCCCGTTGATGCTGGCCTTGTGGGGGATTATTTCCCGCGCTGTCGCTTTTGAATTTCATATTCATGCGCGCAGCAGCAAACGATTCTGGGGCTGGGCCTTTGCTCTCGGCAGTCTGATCGCTCCCTTTTTTGCTGGCGTATCCCTGGGTGCCACCTTGCAGGGTTTCCCCCTGAAAGCCGGACGGGCCCTGGAAATACAGGGACACGGTCTCCCTGCTTCCACGGATCCGGTACTCCATTATTCCGGACAGGCCTTCACCTTCTTAAGTCCTTTCAGTATATGGGTCGGTTGCGGGGCCGTCATTGCGGCAGGCCTTGCCGGTGGACTGTATTTATGTGCCCGCTTCATAC harbors:
- the cydB gene encoding cytochrome d ubiquinol oxidase subunit II; this translates as MTDLMGRIAVSLSTWWWLILALFFMLYVMLDGADLGAGIYTLFSHDEEERGAVMASMAGFWDGNETWLVVAGGVLFGAFPVVYGSALNYLMIPLMLALWGIISRAVAFEFHIHARSSKRFWGWAFALGSLIAPFFAGVSLGATLQGFPLKAGRALEIQGHGLPASTDPVLHYSGQAFTFLSPFSIWVGCGAVIAAGLAGGLYLCARFIPGDPIHERARKWTTVFSFLALIAILVTLIWSYAIFPWAAAKWSGAHWWIWAIWLVIVLFFAYKSMINHSLQRDIAALLWGEGVVALLWMAMFATMYPYVVPETWPIALSGNPANSLAVFTLFMTGFVPVMIMYNWYQIWVFRGRLSKKAAYGGH